In Neodiprion pinetum isolate iyNeoPine1 chromosome 6, iyNeoPine1.2, whole genome shotgun sequence, one genomic interval encodes:
- the LOC124222406 gene encoding zwei Ig domain protein zig-8, translated as MNDNWGKNRQKNMAVLRVTFALLGATAYIFHGEPSGSGVGAIAGTSPQNAVGDTQKLTHYTEKTYFPDVSPKNVTAIAGQSVVLRCQVKHPGERTVSWMRKRDLHILTSSIFTYTTDQRFAVIHPEASDDWDLEIEYVQQRDAGIYECQVNTEPKIHLAIMLNVQDAQAKIWGPEEVYVKKGSTISLTCTVNVQAAPPSSVLWYHAGVVIDFDGPRGGVSLVTEKSETGTTSKLLVTRAELSDSGNYSCVPKNAASASVVVHVLNGEHPAAMQHGGGCGITPKLLLALLTPFVGNMLR; from the exons ATGAATGACAATTGGGGAAAGAATCGACAGAAAAATATGGCCGTCCTGAGGGTGACTTTCGCGCTACTGGGAGCGACGGCTTACATATTTCACGGAGAACCGTCCGGTTCCGGAGTTGGTGCCATAG CTGGAACCAGCCCACAGAACGCGGTGGGGGATACCCAGAAGTTGACTCACTATACGGAGAAGACGTACTTTCCAGACGTTTCGCCCAAAAATGTGACAGCAATTGCGGGTCAGTCCGTCGTGTTGCGTTGTCAAGTCAAGCATCCTGGCGAGCGAACG GTGTCCTGGATGCGCAAGCGGGATCTCCACATCCTGACTTCTTCGATCTTCACCTACACCACTGACCAGAGGTTCGCCGTTATTCATCCGGAGGCCTCCGATGATTGGGACCTTGAAATAGAATATGTTCAGCAGAGAGATGCCGGGATTTACGAGTGCCAGGTGAACACTGAGCCCAAGATCCACTTGGCCATTATGCTCAACGTTCAAG aCGCTCAAGCCAAGATTTGGGGTCCTGAGGAAGTTTACGTTAAGAAGGGAAGCACCATCAGCTTGACGTGTACCGTCAACGTGCAGGCCGCCCCGCCAAGCAGCGTCTTGTGGTATCATGCCGGTGTCGTGATTGATTTTGACGGCCCTAG GGGTGGAGTATCCTTGGTTACGGAGAAGTCGGAGACTGGTACAACGAGTAAACTGCTGGTTACCAGGGCCGAGTTGAGTGACAGCGGGAACTATTCGTGCGTGCCGAAGAACGCAGCTTCCGCAAGCGTCGTCGTCCACGTTCTGAACG GTGAGCATCCGGCCGCCATGCAGCACGGTGGGGGCTGCGGAATTACGCCGAAACTTCTCCTCGCCCTACTCACGCCCTTCGTTGGGAATATGCTGAGATGA